GGAGGTGGCCAAGGTGGGCGACCGGCTGACGGTGAAGGTCTTGACCGTGGACCTGGCGCGCAAGCGTCTGGCGTTGTCGGTGCGTGCGGTGCTGGAGGGTGGGGCGGCGCAGCCGTCCGGGAGGCCGGCGCAGTCGAAGCCCGCGAGCGCACCGGCACAGCAGCAGCGGCCCGCGCAGAAGCCCGCGACGCAGGCTCCGCCGCAGAAGAAGCCGGAGCCGTTCAACAACCCGTTCTCGAAGTTGAAGCGCTGACGCACATGGCCCACTTTCAAGACCTGACCCCCTGCGGCTATTTGCGCGAGTGGGAGCAGTCGTCGCTCGCGGTGGGCTGGCTCGAAAGGGGACACGCATATCCCCAGGGCACCGTGGACGAGAAGTTCTTCGAGGCGCTGCTCCGCCTGTGTGGGAAGCCCTGGCAGCCTCCGGTGGTGTCCGCAGGCATCCACGTGTGCTCGCTTTGCCAGTTCGGGGGACGGATCGCGGGCACGTCTTATTTTGGTGCGGGGGGCGCCGCCGGCACAGCGAACGTCTTTATCCCCGGAGAGACGAAGGTCTTCATCGCTCCGACGATGATCGTCCACTACATCGACGCGCACGGGTACGTGCCGCCAGGAGAGTTTCAGGACGCAGTCCTCAAATGCCCTGAGATGCGCTCCATGCCTTACTTCAAGGCCCTCAAGGCCCTCGGATTTCCAATCACCGGGTACTGAACTGCTCAATCCAGCGGGAACAGCCGCGCTTCCTTCGCCAGCACTTCATTGCGCGCCAGCAATCCCGTGAA
The sequence above is drawn from the Corallococcus sp. NCRR genome and encodes:
- a CDS encoding DUF7919 family protein; the encoded protein is MAHFQDLTPCGYLREWEQSSLAVGWLERGHAYPQGTVDEKFFEALLRLCGKPWQPPVVSAGIHVCSLCQFGGRIAGTSYFGAGGAAGTANVFIPGETKVFIAPTMIVHYIDAHGYVPPGEFQDAVLKCPEMRSMPYFKALKALGFPITGY